AGGCGCGCAGAAACCGCCGCTAACAAGCTGCTGCTGAGAAGACCCCCCGTGCGGTGACCCTTCGAAGGgaccgctcccccccctgagaGCCACGTCATGATGCAGAAGTGCGCGCCGTCCGCTGCGCTCTCTCCGTTGCACGTGGTGTGCAGACGCAGGGGCGTAGTTTATCGAATCAGAGTCAGTCCGGTCCACCAGCAGAAGAGACAACACAACTCATGTAGTAACACCAGACACAGAAAAATAACAGTCATTCCATTTAACCAGAAGGATCAAACACTCCATTATAAAAACATCCCATTCTGTGTAGAGCTTCTTGAtcgtaaaagtaaaaaggatCTCTTAGAAATATACAAAACGGTGAGAAACATAAAAGAGAGGAAGAGTCTACCATCAGATTTTATCGAAAACTTATTTGTCTGTACGAGGAAGTATGTCCGCTCTCTACTGCCATACGAGTTTGTACGGATCTACAAAACAATGACAGTAGTTGGAAAGAAGGACAGAGAGTTGAGCTTGCTGATGCATCAGCAGATGAAAAGGATACACTCTAACTTCGACGTGACTAGCATATGTAAGCTTTTTCAATTATTTACCTTCGGAAAGTCGAAGCCAGTTCTTTTGATAAAGATGCTGTCCGAGACGTTCCTCAGGcgcctgcaggggggggcgGCCAAGTCGGACGAGTCAGCTAAGTCAGTCCAGCCATCCGAGTCAGCCGAGCCATCCGAGTCAGCTAAGTCAGCCGCGCCAGCCGAACCACCCCTGCTGCCCTGGCACGTGCGCGAACTGGTGGctattttctgcttcttccgaATCGACTCGAAGAAACACATAAAGTCTATCTTCCACCACTGCACCCCGTGGATAGCAAAGAACGTGCAAAGGTTCACCCCCAAGGATATCACGATCATTTTGTATAGCAGCGTGCAGCTGGGGAGGCAGGACCCCATTATGTTGAGTGCTGTGGTGAAGCATGTCGCCTTTAAGGGGGACTCGTTTCAGTTTTTCCAGCTAGCCATTATCCTTAACTGCTTCGCGAAATtgggggagaagaacaacaaGCTATGCAGAGTTGTGTGTGATCAGGTTAAAAGGAGGATGCACATGGCGCCCTCGCAAGGGGTGACCAGCTCAGATGTTCACCCCAACGAAGTGGTCGAAATAGGTCCCATTGGTGTAGAAGCGGATTGTGTGGCAAGTACACTCGGAGGTCCCGCTGCTAACGCACCAAGTGGGTGCGCAGTCGACCCTGAGAGGGACTCCACAGGTGTACTCAGGCACAATGGGGGAAGCTCCACTgcggggagaagcacctctgaggggagaagcaccgcTCAGCGAAGAAGCACCGCTCAGGGGGGCTACCCCCAACCGAAAGACGTGTCCGTGCTGCTGAACGCCCTGGTAAAGCTAGAGTATTACGACAACGCAACGTTTAACTGCCTGATCCCCTTCATCATAAACAACGCTTCCAAGTTCTCCCCCCAATCACTAAGTAACTTAGTTCACGCATACTCTCagatgcaaataaaaaacaccCTAATgctgaacaaaatttcaGAAGAATgtattattaaaatgaaaaagttcAAAAATATCGAGATGAGtaatttggctagctcacTTATTAGATTAAACATAAAGGACAAGGTTTTGTTTACCTACATGATAGATGAATTTCTGTACAGAGCTACCATTGGGGTGAAGTATAAAGGGTATCGCTTTGATGTGGTTTCTTTGCAGCAGCTGGCCTACTCCTTTAGTAAGGTGGGTCTGAGTGATGAGAAGGTCTACGTCGTCCTACACAGGTTGCTGCTTCGAAGCATCAGGCAGCTTCGCAAAGGTGCCACCCAGGGGGCTCCAGCCGCTGCACTGGTGGGGGGAAACAGAGCTGAGCATCGGGATGGGAAGCGGGATGGGAAGCTACCTGAACAGCCGCGCCGCTCCGAGGGAAGCATCGTTCGGAGGGGACCCCAGTTTGACTTCCTCTGCCTGTCCACCTTTGTGAATTCCTACGCcgctgcaaaaatgaagccaAAACACTTATTCCACTTTGTGAGCTACATCataagggagaaaaaaaaaaaaaaagagttactATCGAATCAGTCCTTGTGCTGTCTAGTATACGGACTGGCAAAACTAGGACTTCAAGATCGGAAGATCCATCAGTTACTACTCAAGGAAGGTACCGAACGAGTAGACACACTGAAGCCATTCCAGGCTGTACTTCTCCTGTACTCGTTTAGCAAGCTAAGAATATACTCACGTATGTTTGTGAAGAGAGCAGTGCAGCTGTGCAGTCGGAATATCCACCAGTTGGCCTTGGCTGACTTATCGTTAGCATGTTACTCCCTGTCAAATATGCTCTGCAGAGATGTggtatttttgtataaagtctccaaaattattattcttaaaaattaCGAATTGGAGAGGACCAACGTTTGTCAGTTGTTTAATTCTTTTACCAAGTTGTGCTTCTTTTACAAGCCGATTTACCAGTTGGTGTTCCAAAGAATGGTGGTCTGCATGCACGACTTGGGGGAGAAGGAGCTGGCCAACGTCGCGCTCTCCTTCGCGTACTACTTTCACGTGGTGAGGCTGTGCCTTTGCGAGGGGGCGGCGAAGGAGCGGTCGGAGGAGGAGCGATCGGAGAAGCGGTCGGAGATGGGGTCGGAGAAACGATCGGAGAAGCCCCACTCGGAGGGCAGCCCCCCCCACGAAGACCCCCCATCGGAGGGCAGCCCCCCCCACGGAGACCCCCCATCGGAGCGCCACCTCGTGCAGACCCACCCAGACCTCTTCTTCAGAAACGaattgaacattttttttaacctcatATTTTTGCTAAACGAAAAGTACCGCCAAGAAATATCCATCATAAGCATCCAGCAGCTGCAAATAGTCGACCTCTACCTCAGAGCATCCTTCCCCAAGTATTACGATTtccccaaatttttaaaaactttttttgttaaggTGAGGAGTGTGAAGCTTCAAATCGATGACTATCTAATTATGTCCTCGAAAACGCATCGAAATGTATCCCGTTTCCTTAGCCTAGTTGGAGTTGCCCACAGGAGCGAAGTTCAGTTCGGTCCCTACCAACTCGACATCGTGGTGGACTTCCTgcagaatgaaaaaaaaatgagagcaCTTTTCCCAAGTGGGGCAATCCCCAGCGTGGAAGCTCACCCCAGAGTGGAAGCTCACCCCAGCGTGGAAGCCCACCCCAGCGTGGAAGCTCACCCCAATGTGGAAGCTCACCCAAACGGGGacataatttacaaaacgaAAAGGTTGCAGGGACAGAACCTCCTCGCAGAAAGAAGCCATTGCGAAAAACCAAATACACACAAcgtggtgcaaaaaaaaataaaaaaaaacatcgtCGTTGAAGTGGATGGGATTTCTCACTTTTACAAGGAGAGTCACAGTAGGACCATCAACtcgattataaaaaatttcattttaaaaaaatgcgggTGGCATATAATACACATCCCTTATCAGGAATGGAATCAGTGTATCGATTTTAGGAGGAGGCTTCTATACTCAGTTCAGGTGTTGCGACACATATTGCGCTTGAACAGGGAGGACATCTCCGTGGGGgattttcttcaccttttggAGGGACACACCCCTGTGAAGGGACAAACATACAGGACAGCACCGGACGCACGCGTGCCTAACAATGAGGAACACGTCACATCTGTAGAAGCGGAAACAAGCATTTCTAACCATGGAGAGATGAAGAATGGAGCCGACCTATTGGACACCCCTCACTTCTACACAGTCAGCGAAGAGGAGCTGTTCCGCAATCAGACGAAGAACCGAAGCAGACATCAAAAGGGATTAATGATGAAGATGCACCAGGACAACCAACTGAGTTACCACTTTAACATGGTACGCCAAGGGGGTAGCGGCGAAGGGGAAGCTGTTGCGAGTGGAACAGATTGAGCTGTCACCACCCGTGAGACCTTAGACGTGAGGCCAACTTTTTTGTGAcatgttcccttttttgcgtaacGGGCATGATAGGCAGCATAGCCATAGCGCTGTTCCCCCGTTGGCAACTCTCCGCACGCACGGCTTGCTCATAGAGGGTTGGTTCTCCTCCACCCGCATCGGCACAACCCAACATTGCAGTCAGTGTGTAGTGTGTACACGTGAGCATGTTTTTCGTTTGACCTGTCATGACTCTTCCCCAACGAAGACGCAGTTTTCACCCTACGACCACTCCCACCATGTGTGTCATGGGGAGTATCatcttaaattttaattaaaagttCGATTAAGTAGTGGTTCCCATATGTTCCAAGGcgaaggaacagaaaaaggggaacggCGCGCCCTCCGCGTGTTCTGCGCGTGGGGGGGTTCCCTGCAGAGGGGGAGTCGCTTCACCGATTAGCTGCTTCGCCGATTCGATGCCGTGCCGCCCCCCCCTTCAGTACTCGCCAATCTTGGGGGCCAGGAAAAAGGTGAGGTGCGAGCTGTCCTGCAGATCCGTCAGGGGTTGCTTGAAATTAAACCTGATAGACACGGGGATGTTGGGCGACAGCGAAATGTACACCTCGTCCGAAAGAGAGGAAGCTCGAGAAAACATGACCAGGTATCTCGTGGCAAACTCTTGAGAAACCGACTTAGAGCAAGTAATAGCAATATCAGTCATGTCATTTGTAAATTGTTTAGTGACTTTTATGTCAGCTCCAGTTGTACTTAACACCATCGTGTCCTTCTTCATGGAGATCGAAACATTATCTCCTATCGaattcaaatattttgtaaactCCTGAAATTTTTTGGACTTCATGGTACACTGACAATGGTACTCAGACTGTGGAATCTCCAAATGCTCCTTCTGCGTGTTAATTAACTTTACTTGTATTTCGAGAGAGTCCTCCGTGTTGGACTGCTCCTCTTCATCGATTATGCCGATGTTCAGCACTGCTTCATTGTCGTTGTCCTCCTTGAACAGGAACACTGTTGACTTTTCCTTTATCACGGACAATATTTTCAGCATGAAGTTAATGCTGATGCCGAGCACGCAATTTTTGTCACACCTGTGGGTGGGAGGGCAAGCGAAAGGGGAAACGGACGGGGAAAGGGAAGTGGGTAGCGTTATGCGGCTGTGTATCTGCTGCGGAGTTGCTGCAGAACTGCTGCCTAGCTGCTATGTAACTCCCgcgttggaaaaaaaaaattatgaacgaGTCAGGCAAAATCGTGACAAGCCAAAGGTGAAcaaactagccaaaatggtgtgcaaaaaaaaaaaaaaacatacatacatacatacatatatatacatatatatatataaactcCCACGTGAACGAGGGAGAACTTTCTCCACGTCACAAACCTGTAGTGCTGGAAAAAATCCGACATGATGTTTAGGTCCACCAGAGACACATGGCTACAATCCATCGACTGCATCtttattccattttcgtCACACTCCAAGTTCACTTCCGTGCAGATATCCTTTAACGTTTCGAACAGCTTTTTGAAAAACTGTCCATCAATTCTGCACTCAAACATGTTTGCAGggtgtgggggggaagcggaggAGGGCAGCTGCAGGGTGGAAGTGTGTTTATGTGGGGGTCTGCCCGAGTTCTATCGTCTATACTATCGTCTATACTACCGTCTGTGCTACCGTCTGTGCTACCGCCTGTGCTACCGTCTGTGCTACCGTCTGTGCTACCGTCTGTGCAACCGCCTACCCTCGAGACTCGCGTGCGCTGTGTAAGTCTTCTCCCGTGCAGCCCAAAGCTGTTAACTCAACAGGTCATAATGCTGGCTGAGCAACGTGGCTAACGGTTGCGTGTGTGTTATGTACGGCGAGGAAAATCCACTGCAGTATCTTTATCGCAAAGAAAGGTGATACTGGTGAAATCTCCTaacagggaaaaacaaaaaaaaaaaaaaaaaaaaatgcgccacgaaattgtttttatctctcacaaaaaagggataatgCAATATAATAGGAGAGCACACAAACCGGCAGCAGGGgatctttcctttttttttttttggggatgggggagggggagaggcTGAACGTCTCATAAATCTTGTCAATAGTTTCGCTAAACCTGTTTGTGGAATCACCGTGCGGGATCGcttattatgaaaaaaaatcctcgaggatggaaaaaacacacatgtgAATTGAGTAAGCTTTTATCTCGCAATGCGTATggagagttaaaaaaaaaaaatccctcgGTGTTTCTTTCCTTCGCGAATGCACTAGTGCGAACTGGCGCATGCAGTGGGAAAGGCCTGGCTCATAACGTCATAGGGGCGCCGGCACGGTGTGCCCGGGCAAGCGCTAGCAAGCGTCCCCTTCCATCAGTGTTCCAGCAGTAGTACTTCTTGGCGATGCCTTCCCGGGAGCGCCTCCCGCTCTCCGCGCGCCACAACGCTTACACacaaaaattggggaaacGCATCGTGAACCATGTCTAAAGGGAAGTGAATCCGTTTCGACACATCGAAGTGGGGAGCGGGAattgggaacaaaaaaaaatatgtatctAACGTGTAACACGTAACACGTAACACTTAACACGTCATGACGCCGCAAAACTGGAGACGAACAGAAGGGGGCCCtttggaggagaaaaatgaaggcacATGGAAATGTGTCGAGAGTGAACAATCAATTGGCGCGAGTGAGACACTAATTTTCGGTAACATTTCCGTCATTTGTTAGCATAGCCAGGGGGACCTCCCCCACGAGAGAGTAATTTGACGCAAAAGGGAGTCTTTCCAGGGGgtgccaaaaagggaaacacacgaaccttttttgtttccatgtCAAGCAGGTGGTTAGTTCACCCCTCACCTGTGACAAGGTGGGCTTCGAACATTGGGCTATGCGAGGAGAGCGATAAACGGGGGGACCTAATGAATGGTTACTCACTCATTGGTCGATAAAACAGCTTCGTTTGTTTTCTCTCCCGGCCACGTCGCATGGTACATGGGAAAAGCGATCGGTCGAGCTAAGTGGAAGAAGCGTGTGTCtatataagcatatatttttttttttttctttttattgtttGCTCAATAATCACTCCCCTTTCCGAAGCAGCCAGCCCTCTCTCGTCAAAAGCGGAACACAACTCTGCTTGTACGAAATCGTGCACAACGGGGAACCATTTCCATTGGCGAAACTGATTTACCATTTGGACGGCCCCCCTCCTCATGCCCGCGCAGTAAAAGGGAGTAGCAGCGGAGGGGATACCACCAACTGGTCGGCAGCGGAGGGGATACCACCAACTGGTCGGCAGCGGAGGGGATACCGCCAACTGCTCTGCAGCGGAGGGGATACCACCAACTGGTCTGCAACTGACGGGGCTGCTTAAACCTATCCTGCACCATCCGGGATAACTCCACATGGATCACAACTagcgagaaggaaaaaaagggccgCGTCAAAGTGGACAGCTGAGAGGGtgaccccctcccccaagcGTTAACGAACATGGGAGTGTAAAACCGCTTAACATTTTAACTGTGTGTTGATGATGGGTTGGTCCTGTACAAATGAGGAAGGCATTTCCCCTCGGTATGCCTTCACCAAGTGGGAGCAGACGTGACGCTATTTGTTGTGCTCACTCCATGTTGCGCAATTCGTTGTTGCTTTCAACATCGCGGAGAATGcctctccaaaaaaaaaaaaaaaaaaatacttacaATTGGAGACTCCATGCCTGCAAAATGATCCTGACTgcttagcaaaaaaaaaatcccttgTTGGGTATGCAATCAGgatggagataaaaaaaagactgGGACTTTTTTCCCACTCATTTGGCTCACCTTCGTGTCGAATTGGCAAATCCGAGTAAGAATGAGTGGAGCGAccaaggggggaaattaaaaaaaaaagtaaaaaaataatacgtCGTTAAAGCAATAGGAACAGGTTGACTACcttccaaatggggaaaggaaaacgGCGGTGCTTCTCcgaggaaaaatatatagtacaACTTTCCCCGGTGGAAATGGTGGACTGTTATAACTCCGCCCCGACAGCGCCTCCTCATTTCGTGCCTCAATATTTTTGCGAGCCTTCGCGGGGGGGCATTCTTTTgccaaaaagggagcaacacagcaaacaaaaaaattatgttgccttcgaaaaaaaaaaaaaataataaaataaaataaaaaagtgcagCATCGCAGAAATTAAGGTGACCATCGAAGTGATGCGCAAACGTTCGTACAAACCGCGTAAGGATAAGAACAGCCACATAATTACTCGTGATATTGTACAGTTGCTTGGAGAATACAGTTGAGCCACTAAGGCTGCGGCCTCTTCCTTCACGAATTCGCTACCCACCCATTTAGAAGCACAGATTTGGTAGTCTTGAAAGGCGGAATGGATCGATCAGCGGCAACGGCAAGctaattttgttcactttgttcaccttttttgttcacctttttttgttcgtctttttttttttttttttttatgcctgCAAGTAGGCACCCCTAATTCAACGCATCAACGCAGggcgtaaaaatgaaattcaacaagaggaagaaatccttcaaaataaagaagaaaaattatggagGTAGGAAGGGGCAGGATTACAACTCCGAGATAGAGTCCGACGACATACTGTCCTCGGAGGCATCGGAAAGTGGGAACCTGAGAACGAAgctggggaagaagaaaaagcgcCACCTCGCATCGGTTGAGGGGCAGATCATGGATGGAGACGCAATAGATGGTGATGCAATAGATAGCGATGCAATAGATGGCGATGCAACAGATGGTGATGCAAGTGATCTCGATGAGGACGGTACCAGTGGGGACGAAAACGGAAACACCTTCAATAACCCGGAGGAGAGGAAAATACACCTGGCCAAAAAGTACCTCAGAGATATGGGCATACAAAGCAGCGATGATGAGAAGTCCCAAAGTGATTCCCCTGAGAACAGTGATGAGGGAGACAACTCAGATTCGAACTTTAGTGACAACCGATGTTCCCACGGAAATGACGAACATAGGGAACAAATCAGCAAACTGATGATGCAAagggagaggcaaaaaagcAGGAAAGCGCTCCTAAATTtgggaaataaaatcaaaattgTGCATGACGAGAAATTGGCTGCTTCGAAAGGGATTGCCAAGAAGGGGCCAACTTGCATGAACCGTTCAGGTGAAAGTGGTCAAACTGGTCAAAACGATCAAGCTGATCAAACCGGTCAAGCTGCTCAAAACGGTCAAGCTGCTCAAACCAACCTACCTGGAGaacatgctttttttttccgcggaCACAAAAAGAGCGTCACGTGCGTTACTTGCCCAGATTTTAACCTTTCCTTCTTTGACTACTACGAGTACGATGTGGGAACTGGCGAGTGTGATGAGCGCAATGCTTACGGAGGGTACAACAGCGGGAAGTTTTACAAAGAGGATAGTCCCAGGAGCAGCCCGCAGGGAGGCGACCCCTTTGGAGACAACGCCCAACATGCCATGCAGCCGAAGGTGTTCCCCAACGTTTCCCTCAGCACAGCCTACACGGGGGGTAAAGACGCCTGTATCATCGAGTGGGACTTAGCTAGAGGAGAGAAggttcatatttataaaggAAATCCCAGCGCCTTTCAACATTTTGGAAGGAGCAACGGAATAAGCCATTTCAAGAGTGTAATGGATTTGTATTGTCATAaatttaattcctttttcatatCTGTTGGGGCGGACAACTTAATAAATACATGGGACAAcagagtgaaaaaaacatgcaccCATTCTGTAGTTGGacacaaaaatgtcattAGCTCAATTGTTGGGAGTAATGAAAATACGGATGAGTTAAACATGGAATACAATTTCTTCACATCCTCCTATGATAAATCGATTAAATTATGGGACTTGCGATTTTTGGACAAATGTATTAATACCTATATGGGACATACGAACGATATTTTAAGCATGACTTCTTTAAcccaaaataaattaattaccAGTTCGAGTGATTATACTCTCCGTTTTTGGAACACCAAAAATGATAACcatattttgtttaactTAAATTACGAAATTGTGGAGTCCTGCTGTTCCCTTAACAACAGGGTCTTCATCGCGGGGACCTTTTCTGGccatatttacattttttcatcttcttaTAAGAAGCCTATTtgtatttgcaaaaatgcacacagcTCCTACGCAGTGACGGCCCTTGTTAGCATCCCGTTCACGgatattttcatttccgGGTCGTACGATggttatgtaaatttttggCAGTACAAAAGCGTTAGCAAAACGTCGGCTACCATGCGGAAGGTCCTGGCCGTTCCGGTGGACGGCGCCGTAAGCAAGTTTTCCTTCTCGCCTAACTACGCGTATCTGTTTGCCTCCGTCGGGGACGAGATGAAGCATGGCAAGTGGACGCGCACGCACAGCAAGAACGGGCTGGCCGTCATTCCGCTGCGCTTTTTTCGCTGAGTGCTGAGCGGTGTGAACTGTGCGGTGTGAGCTGAGCGGTGTCCGCTGTGCGGCGTGTTCGGTTATTCCTTTGTGACACCTTTGGGATTCTTTTGCCGAAGTTGCCTCGTCCTCTCTCACCCgacggttttttttttacctgactgttttttttttacctgactgttttttttttttacctgactgttttttttttttacctgactgttttttttttttacctgaccttCTTTTGCACACGAATGGCTAGCTGCGTGTGCAACTGTGACAGTTAGTTCCtctccactttttaaaagcagATTTGTTTTACCGCCACAGTTGCTTCGCCCGTTCGTAGGCTTTACTCCCCCCGCGATGGTCAACCGAATGGTTAAGTCTACCATGGGGGCAATTTATGCCTCAGTGATGCATCGGTGATGCCCCAGTGTATCCCTTTGTCTTCTTCTGTCTTTTACCTTTCCCATTTCCTTTTCCCGttcctctttccttttcccgttcctccttccttttcCCGTTCCCAATTTGTGGCACAGCTATTCGATCAATCCCGCGTCCATCACGTTGAAGGCTGTCGCACTGCGCAGTACGCCACTGCGTTGTGATATGagtcattaatttttttgtcgcaAGTGCTACATTTAGCAGTTTTAGCTACTTCGAGAGACAGCGTGGCTTTTCCCCTGTTGATCATCCCCTGCGCTTGTGGTGAACATGGATGGCTGCCCTACAAAGTTGTTGCCTTACATTTCATGGGTATCCCCTGAGAGCAACCTTGCGAACGTTTCTACCAGGAAGTAGTGCATCTGACCATTTGAATAGCCTCAATGCGGGGAGGGAACAAAAACAGGTGGGAGTTTTCGCGAAACGGGGGCCACCTTTCTCAACGCATGGGTATCGTACTGCTTCGTGCAAAGTGACGTGCAAAGTGACGTGCAAAGTTGATCGTGCACAGCTGATCGTGCCTTTTGCTCGCCACGTTTTGTGTACACACCGATAGGTTGTGTTCGCGTGGGGGGTTTTCGCTTCCCCACCTGGTCAGCTTTTCACCGCCTGTGATACTGGCGTACCCCTTGACGTGGGGTGTATGTCCAGGGGGGGGGCACTTCTCGGGGACACAGCTTGTGGGACTTTGTTCAGGAGGAGAGCATGCCCCTTTCGTTTAGCTGCATGTGAAGGACCTCATTAGGCGCCCCGAACTGAAGTGCCGCCTCCGCCCACATTACAAGCACCTGAACAATGTGTATCTTTGCAAACCATCGAATgagagaaaattttttcttcaaggAATCTCCATGTGTGACGAAGCACGCAAGGAACACGGCGCCCTTGGCAagcagccttttttttttttttgcgcgtaCTCCGACCTTtcgctgattttttttttttttttctccgtaATGTTTTTTCGCACTACCATATATATACCTTTTGTACGAAACGGCGATGCGAAGCAGTGTCATCAATGATATCGGAGCGGAggtatttttaatatttcctgTACCCTCCACCATATGCTACATTACCCCCTAAGcgtcattttgttaaagaccggatgtattttttttttttttttttttcccccggaAATAGATTACATAAGCACACGCTGGCGAATtaaatcccctttttttgtgagaAAATAAAGCGGATTGCGCGCACCGTCCCGTGTGGAGCTTCTTTGCACGAGGAAAAGGCACGTGGCGTAATGCGCAACTGCTCAACAGCGTAATTCCGCCTGAACACGTAGCATTACAGGCACGTGCCCCCCGCGCGAGGGAAAACTTGGGGCTGCGCGAGGTAGCACAGTTAAGTGGCACAGCGAAGTGGCACAGTGAGGCAAACGCAAAGGAAGTGTCGACACAATGAGCAAGAAGTATGTGTACTGGGAGAAGCAGGGCAACGACCGGATGTGCGGTCTTCACTGCATAAACGCCATCCTGCAGGTAAGTCGTAGAGCTGCCCAGAGGGAGCGGCCAAAAGGGGGCGACCTAAAGGGAGAGACCTAAAGGGGGCGGCCTAAAGGGA
This genomic stretch from Plasmodium cynomolgi strain B DNA, chromosome 14, whole genome shotgun sequence harbors:
- a CDS encoding proliferating cell nuclear antigen (putative), which gives rise to MFECRIDGQFFKKLFETLKDICTEVNLECDENGIKMQSMDCSHVSLVDLNIMSDFFQHYSINFMLKILSVIKEKSTVFLFKEDNDNEAVLNIGIIDEEEQSNTEDSLEIQVKLINTQKEHLEIPQSEYHCQCTMKSKKFQEFTKYLNSIGDNVSISMKKDTMVLSTTGADIKVTKQFTNDMTDIAITCSKSVSQEFATRYLVMFSRASSLSDEVYISLSPNIPVSIRFNFKQPLTDLQDSSHLTFFLAPKIGEY
- a CDS encoding WD domain G-beta repeat domain containing protein (putative), coding for MNRSGESGQTGQNDQADQTGQAAQNGQAAQTNLPGEHAFFFRGHKKSVTCVTCPDFNLSFFDYYEYDVGTGECDERNAYGGYNSGKFYKEDSPRSSPQGGDPFGDNAQHAMQPKVFPNVSLSTAYTGGKDACIIEWDLARGEKVHIYKGNPSAFQHFGRSNGISHFKSVMDLYCHKFNSFFISVGADNLINTWDNRVKKTCTHSVVGHKNVISSIVGSNENTDELNMEYNFFTSSYDKSIKLWDLRFLDKCINTYMGHTNDILSMTSLTQNKLITSSSDYTLRFWNTKNDNHILFNLNYEIVESCCSLNNRVFIAGTFSGHIYIFSSSYKKPICICKNAHSSYAVTALVSIPFTDIFISGSYDGYVNFWQYKSVSKTSATMRKVLAVPVDGAVSKFSFSPNYAYLFASVGDEMKHGKWTRTHSKNGLA
- a CDS encoding RAP protein (putative); this encodes MTVVGKKDRELSLLMHQQMKRIHSNFDVTSICKLFQLFTFGKSKPVLLIKMLSETFLRRLQGGAAKSDESAKSVQPSESAEPSESAKSAAPAEPPLLPWHVRELVAIFCFFRIDSKKHIKSIFHHCTPWIAKNVQRFTPKDITIILYSSVQLGRQDPIMLSAVVKHVAFKGDSFQFFQLAIILNCFAKLGEKNNKLCRVVCDQVKRRMHMAPSQGVTSSDVHPNEVVEIGPIGVEADCVASTLGGPAANAPSGCAVDPERDSTGVLRHNGGSSTAGRSTSEGRSTAQRRSTAQGGYPQPKDVSVLLNALVKLEYYDNATFNCLIPFIINNASKFSPQSLSNLVHAYSQMQIKNTLMLNKISEECIIKMKKFKNIEMSNLASSLIRLNIKDKVLFTYMIDEFLYRATIGVKYKGYRFDVVSLQQLAYSFSKVGLSDEKVYVVLHRLLLRSIRQLRKGATQGAPAAALVGGNRAEHRDGKRDGKLPEQPRRSEGSIVRRGPQFDFLCLSTFVNSYAAAKMKPKHLFHFVSYIIREKKKKKELLSNQSLCCLVYGLAKLGLQDRKIHQLLLKEGTERVDTLKPFQAVLLLYSFSKLRIYSRMFVKRAVQLCSRNIHQLALADLSLACYSLSNMLCRDVVFLYKVSKIIILKNYELERTNVCQLFNSFTKLCFFYKPIYQLVFQRMVVCMHDLGEKELANVALSFAYYFHVVRLCLCEGAAKERSEEERSEKRSEMGSEKRSEKPHSEGSPPHEDPPSEGSPPHGDPPSERHLVQTHPDLFFRNELNIFFNLIFLLNEKYRQEISIISIQQLQIVDLYLRASFPKYYDFPKFLKTFFVKVRSVKLQIDDYLIMSSKTHRNVSRFLSLVGVAHRSEVQFGPYQLDIVVDFLQNEKKMRALFPSGAIPSVEAHPRVEAHPSVEAHPSVEAHPNVEAHPNGDIIYKTKRLQGQNLLAERSHCEKPNTHNVVQKKIKKNIVVEVDGISHFYKESHSRTINSIIKNFILKKCGWHIIHIPYQEWNQCIDFRRRLLYSVQVLRHILRLNREDISVGDFLHLLEGHTPVKGQTYRTAPDARVPNNEEHVTSVEAETSISNHGEMKNGADLLDTPHFYTVSEEELFRNQTKNRSRHQKGLMMKMHQDNQLSYHFNM